In Arthrobacter sp. SLBN-112, a genomic segment contains:
- a CDS encoding SDR family NAD(P)-dependent oxidoreductase: MDLNLDGKIAVVTGASRGIGKAIVSALANEGATVVASARSFPSDYGKDQEKGRIVTVEVDLLHEGAAEKIIQRAAELGGLDILVNNVGAVTPRMDGFLAIPEKAFDETYSVNFKTALRTIRAALPLLLERGAGSVISISSVNAFLPDPGVADYSVAKAALTNLSKALSKEFGPRGIRFNTISPGPVATDMWFGDDGIVNTISSATGLEAEVAKKSVVDAQGGFTTGRFTEASEVAALAAMLSGAIVANVNGSDFLIDGGLIKTL; this comes from the coding sequence ATGGATTTGAACCTGGATGGCAAAATCGCCGTTGTGACAGGGGCCAGCAGGGGAATCGGCAAGGCGATAGTATCCGCCCTGGCAAACGAAGGTGCCACAGTTGTGGCCAGTGCTCGAAGTTTCCCCTCGGACTACGGGAAAGACCAGGAAAAAGGCCGGATCGTCACCGTGGAAGTTGATCTCCTTCATGAAGGAGCTGCAGAGAAGATCATCCAACGGGCAGCTGAACTGGGAGGTCTTGATATCCTGGTGAACAACGTCGGGGCCGTGACTCCCCGGATGGACGGATTTTTGGCGATACCTGAAAAGGCGTTCGACGAAACGTACTCCGTAAACTTCAAGACCGCGCTGCGGACAATCCGCGCCGCATTGCCGCTACTGCTTGAGCGCGGAGCGGGAAGCGTCATCTCCATCAGTTCTGTCAACGCATTCCTGCCTGACCCCGGTGTTGCTGACTACTCAGTGGCGAAGGCAGCTCTGACCAACCTCTCAAAGGCCCTTTCAAAGGAATTCGGTCCCCGCGGTATTCGGTTCAACACAATCAGCCCCGGTCCGGTCGCAACCGACATGTGGTTCGGGGATGACGGAATCGTCAACACAATCTCTTCCGCTACGGGGCTGGAAGCCGAGGTCGCAAAGAAGAGCGTGGTGGATGCCCAGGGCGGCTTCACCACAGGACGGTTCACTGAGGCCAGCGAAGTGGCCGCACTTGCCGCAATGTTGTCCGGTGCCATCGTCGCCAATGTTAACGGCTCCGACTTCCTGATCGACGGCGGCCTAATCAAGACACTTTAA
- a CDS encoding sugar phosphate isomerase/epimerase yields the protein MQLGLITDSVGSLPLEKALDFAAELNLDTVEIATGNWSEAPHANLADLVSSGTARKQLSEAVASRGLTLSALNANGNQLHPVSGLKHDQVVRDTITVAGELGVPTVVLTSGLPAARGDRTPNWITTSWPPETLQVLDYQWNEVAIPYWEDLGRYAKARGVRLAVEMIGSQLVFNVATMLRLREAVDSEVVGCNLDPSHLMWMGADISDVIHALGSSIFHVHAKDAVINRKVSGVNGVLDTLPPSDAKNRAWNYVTLGLGHPGGAGFWADFVYQLRSVGYDGPLNIEHEDILVSSREGVTRSVNTLSELILRDTPDWTPARI from the coding sequence ATGCAGCTCGGGCTCATAACCGATTCAGTCGGCAGCCTCCCGCTTGAGAAGGCACTCGACTTTGCAGCAGAACTAAATCTCGACACAGTTGAGATCGCGACCGGCAACTGGTCCGAGGCGCCCCACGCCAACCTTGCCGACCTCGTTTCCAGCGGCACCGCACGGAAACAACTGTCCGAGGCCGTAGCATCCCGCGGGCTCACGCTGAGCGCGCTGAATGCCAATGGCAATCAACTGCACCCCGTTTCCGGTCTCAAACATGACCAGGTTGTCCGCGACACCATCACTGTTGCGGGTGAACTCGGAGTGCCGACAGTTGTCCTGACCTCCGGACTGCCCGCAGCACGGGGCGACCGTACTCCCAACTGGATCACAACTTCGTGGCCGCCAGAAACCCTACAGGTGCTCGATTACCAGTGGAACGAAGTAGCAATCCCGTACTGGGAAGATCTTGGACGTTACGCTAAAGCCCGTGGGGTACGGCTGGCAGTCGAAATGATAGGCAGCCAGCTTGTGTTCAACGTTGCCACTATGCTTCGTCTGCGAGAGGCTGTGGACAGCGAAGTAGTGGGCTGCAACCTGGATCCCTCACACTTGATGTGGATGGGAGCTGACATCTCGGATGTAATCCATGCTCTTGGATCCTCTATATTTCACGTCCACGCCAAGGACGCGGTCATCAATAGGAAAGTCTCGGGAGTGAACGGCGTCCTTGACACCCTTCCTCCGTCCGACGCAAAAAACCGTGCTTGGAACTACGTGACACTGGGCCTGGGACACCCGGGAGGTGCCGGCTTCTGGGCCGACTTCGTATACCAGTTGCGCTCCGTGGGGTACGACGGTCCTCTCAATATCGAGCATGAAGACATCCTTGTAAGCTCGCGCGAGGGCGTCACCCGGTCCGTTAATACACTAAGTGAGCTCATACTTCGCGACACTCCTGATTGGACCCCCGCGCGTATCTGA
- a CDS encoding TetR/AcrR family transcriptional regulator has product MARPRSFDESAALEAALIAFWRYGYEGTSLELLAKLMGMNKASIYRAFNSKTDLFRRVVELYNQDYLAFRHAALEQASPREVASTLLYRMVELHAEGATPAGCLVTSAALTAGPEFDDIRQHLAKERDALWGMLTEKLEEAQRVGPLLSGLSAAETAGLIATVVQGLAVQASSGRSREDMAGVVTSFLSLWPSDKAVADDGGSATERQSQEVATVGA; this is encoded by the coding sequence ATGGCTCGGCCTAGGTCCTTTGATGAGTCCGCGGCGCTTGAAGCCGCACTCATCGCCTTCTGGCGTTACGGCTATGAAGGAACGTCTCTCGAACTTCTCGCAAAATTGATGGGCATGAACAAGGCGAGCATTTATCGTGCGTTTAACTCGAAAACGGACCTTTTTAGGCGTGTTGTAGAACTATACAACCAGGATTATCTCGCGTTCCGCCACGCCGCCCTTGAGCAGGCGTCTCCCCGCGAAGTTGCCTCCACGCTTCTCTACCGGATGGTTGAGCTGCATGCCGAAGGCGCAACACCAGCAGGCTGTCTTGTAACCAGTGCCGCGTTGACGGCTGGTCCGGAGTTCGACGACATCAGACAACACCTCGCGAAGGAGCGGGACGCCCTTTGGGGGATGCTAACGGAGAAACTTGAGGAAGCTCAGCGTGTAGGTCCGCTGCTCAGTGGACTGTCTGCAGCGGAAACAGCTGGTCTGATAGCGACAGTTGTTCAGGGCTTGGCCGTCCAGGCCAGTTCTGGCAGGAGCCGCGAAGACATGGCGGGAGTCGTGACTTCATTCCTGTCACTATGGCCTTCGGATAAAGCGGTGGCGGATGATGGAGGTTCCGCGACTGAGCGGCAGAGCCAAGAGGTAGCCACCGTCGGAGCATAA
- a CDS encoding Gfo/Idh/MocA family oxidoreductase yields MTESLRVAVIGAGRMGADHIKRLHTRIHGAEVAAVVDVDLVRAQTAIEGIRGAVALSSFTEALDHENVNAVLIATPGFLHEEVLVKALDKDLPVLCEKPLTPDAESSWRVVEAETKLGRKRIQVGFMRRFDAEYMALRSVIGDHELGELLMLHHQHRNPAAPESFTTEMLINDSVVHEFDAIRFLTGEEITSIQVRLGKPTRNAPAGQHDPQQVLVETESGVLADVEIYVNARYGYEVATQASFEEGIVSIGRDGGPYTRYAGRWGGSVTPGFEERFGTAYDVEVQAWVDAALKGEIGGPSAWDGYATAACCEAGIKAQKSGKNESVALNQKPALYA; encoded by the coding sequence ATGACTGAATCCCTCCGTGTAGCCGTTATTGGTGCGGGGCGCATGGGTGCAGACCACATCAAACGGTTGCACACCCGGATCCATGGCGCCGAAGTAGCTGCAGTCGTAGACGTCGACCTGGTTCGGGCTCAGACCGCGATCGAGGGCATTAGAGGGGCGGTGGCGTTAAGCAGTTTCACGGAAGCTCTAGACCATGAGAACGTAAACGCGGTCCTAATCGCCACCCCGGGTTTCCTGCATGAGGAGGTTCTGGTCAAGGCCCTCGATAAGGACCTTCCGGTTCTGTGCGAAAAGCCTTTGACACCGGATGCTGAATCGTCGTGGAGAGTAGTCGAAGCTGAGACAAAGTTAGGACGTAAACGGATCCAGGTTGGTTTTATGCGTCGCTTCGACGCTGAATACATGGCTCTGAGGTCAGTGATTGGGGACCACGAACTGGGCGAGTTGCTCATGCTGCATCATCAGCACCGAAACCCTGCCGCCCCAGAGAGCTTCACCACCGAGATGCTGATAAACGACTCCGTAGTCCATGAGTTCGATGCCATCCGTTTCCTTACGGGAGAGGAAATCACCAGCATTCAGGTGCGTTTGGGTAAACCCACCCGCAACGCCCCCGCTGGCCAGCATGATCCTCAGCAGGTTCTTGTTGAGACGGAATCCGGTGTCCTGGCTGACGTCGAGATATACGTCAACGCGAGATATGGCTACGAAGTGGCAACACAGGCCTCGTTCGAGGAAGGCATTGTTAGCATCGGTCGGGACGGAGGACCTTATACGCGATACGCCGGCCGGTGGGGCGGCTCCGTTACACCGGGATTCGAGGAACGCTTTGGCACAGCATATGACGTGGAAGTACAGGCATGGGTTGATGCTGCCCTAAAAGGGGAAATTGGTGGGCCTTCCGCATGGGACGGCTATGCCACTGCGGCTTGTTGTGAAGCGGGTATCAAGGCGCAGAAGAGCGGAAAAAACGAGTCAGTAGCACTCAATCAAAAACCCGCGCTCTACGCGTAG
- a CDS encoding CoA-acylating methylmalonate-semialdehyde dehydrogenase — translation MSTTTENVINHYINGVETPGTGTGTKPIYNPATGQVTAELRLADKADLDTTVAIARAAADTWGDISLAKRTAVLFKFRELVASHIEELAQLITAEHGKVLADAKGEIGRGLEVIEYACGIPTLLKGDYSDQVSTGIDVFSFREPLGVVAGITPFNFPVMVPLWMAPMAIATGNAFILKPSGNVPSAAMLLAELFKEAGLPDGVFQVLHGDRDTISGLLTHPDVDGISFVGSTPVAQHITEVATAHGKRVQALGGAKNHAIILPDADLDNAADHLAAAAFGSAGQRCMAISVAVAVGDAADLLVTKVKERALEIRVKDGTAPDADMGPVITPASKDFILKTVTEAEAAGATLVVDGRDLVVPGHEDGFWVGPTIIDHVKTEMAAYTEEIFGPVLVVVRVETLEEGIKLINANPYGNGTAIFTSSGAAARKFQRSVDVGMIGINVPLPVPVAYYSFGGWKASLFGDKHIYGPEGVSFYTRGKVITSRWPETHHASGASYNFPSN, via the coding sequence ATGTCAACGACGACTGAAAACGTCATCAACCACTACATCAATGGCGTTGAGACGCCGGGCACCGGAACCGGCACCAAGCCAATCTACAATCCCGCGACTGGTCAGGTCACGGCAGAGCTGCGCCTTGCAGACAAGGCCGACCTGGACACCACCGTCGCCATCGCGCGGGCCGCCGCCGACACTTGGGGTGACATCTCCCTGGCCAAGCGCACCGCCGTCCTGTTCAAGTTCCGCGAACTCGTCGCTTCCCATATCGAGGAACTGGCGCAGCTGATCACCGCCGAGCACGGCAAAGTTCTCGCCGATGCCAAGGGCGAGATCGGCCGCGGCCTGGAAGTCATCGAGTACGCCTGCGGCATCCCCACGCTGCTCAAGGGTGACTACTCGGACCAGGTTTCCACCGGCATCGACGTGTTCTCCTTCCGTGAGCCCCTCGGCGTGGTCGCGGGCATTACCCCGTTCAACTTCCCTGTGATGGTGCCGCTGTGGATGGCCCCCATGGCGATCGCCACCGGCAACGCCTTCATCCTCAAGCCCTCCGGTAATGTCCCGTCCGCCGCTATGCTCCTTGCCGAGCTGTTCAAGGAAGCCGGCCTGCCTGACGGCGTCTTCCAGGTCCTGCACGGCGATCGCGATACTATTTCCGGATTGCTGACGCACCCTGACGTGGACGGCATTTCGTTTGTTGGTTCCACACCGGTGGCCCAGCACATCACAGAAGTTGCCACAGCGCACGGGAAGCGGGTACAGGCCTTGGGCGGGGCGAAGAACCACGCCATCATCCTGCCCGACGCCGACCTGGACAACGCCGCCGACCACCTCGCCGCTGCCGCCTTCGGCTCCGCCGGCCAGCGTTGCATGGCCATCTCCGTCGCCGTCGCGGTCGGGGACGCCGCCGACTTGCTAGTGACCAAGGTCAAGGAACGTGCCTTGGAAATTAGGGTCAAGGACGGCACCGCGCCCGATGCCGACATGGGCCCGGTTATTACCCCTGCATCCAAGGATTTCATCCTTAAGACGGTTACTGAAGCAGAGGCTGCTGGAGCCACGCTAGTAGTTGACGGCCGGGACCTGGTGGTCCCCGGCCATGAAGACGGCTTCTGGGTCGGCCCCACCATCATCGACCACGTCAAGACCGAAATGGCTGCCTACACAGAGGAGATCTTCGGACCCGTCCTCGTTGTGGTCCGTGTCGAGACCCTGGAAGAGGGCATCAAGCTCATTAACGCCAACCCCTACGGCAACGGCACCGCCATCTTCACCTCTTCCGGCGCCGCAGCCCGCAAATTCCAGCGCTCCGTGGATGTCGGCATGATCGGTATCAACGTGCCCCTGCCGGTTCCGGTCGCCTACTACTCATTTGGCGGTTGGAAGGCGTCACTCTTCGGCGACAAGCACATCTACGGCCCCGAAGGTGTTTCCTTCTACACCCGCGGCAAGGTCATCACTTCCCGCTGGCCCGAAACCCACCACGCATCAGGGGCGTCCTACAACTTCCCTTCCAACTAG
- the iolD gene encoding 3D-(3,5/4)-trihydroxycyclohexane-1,2-dione acylhydrolase (decyclizing): MTVAQAVVEYLSRQYTVDSVNGVEYRERLIPGTFGIFGHGNVAGVGQALKQYQQLDPAIMPYYQGRNEQAQVHQAVGYARHTRRRQTYAISTSIGPGSSNLLTGAALATTNRLPVLLLPSDTFATRAADPVLQQLEQPYAYDITVNDAFRPLSKFFDRVNRPEQLFSAFHHGLRVLTDPAETGAVTISLPQDVQAEALDVPVEFLAEREWRIRRPEADDEDIARAAAAIRAAKRPLIIAGGGVLYAYANDELAKLAELTGIPVGNTQAGVGVLPWDHQFSLGAIGSTGTTAANAIAAEADLIIGIGTRYEDFTTASRTAFQNPDVKFVNINVAPIDAYKHGTTLPIVADARKALVKLNAALGGYRVGGDLEQKIEAEKKRWNATVDEAFDTRFTPLPAQNEIIGATNRAMDARDVVICAAGSLPGDLHKMWRVRDPFGYHVEYAYSCMGYEIPGGLGVKRAAIAEAASTTASGAIGGEAAQVRDVVVMVGDGSYLMMHTELVTAVAERIKLIVVLIQNHGYASIGSLSEMLGSQRFGTQYRALDEEQHSFDEGETLPVDLALNAQSLGVKVLRIEPGEKVIAELEQAIRDAKAAPENSGPILIHVESDPLLDAPSSESWWDVPVSQVSELESTKQAFQTYVDHKNRQRKLLG, encoded by the coding sequence ATGACGGTGGCCCAGGCCGTCGTCGAATACCTTTCCCGGCAGTACACGGTTGACTCGGTCAACGGCGTTGAGTACCGCGAGCGGCTCATTCCGGGCACGTTCGGTATTTTCGGGCACGGCAACGTGGCCGGTGTGGGCCAGGCCCTGAAGCAGTACCAGCAGCTGGACCCGGCCATCATGCCGTATTACCAGGGCCGGAACGAACAGGCCCAGGTCCACCAGGCCGTGGGATACGCCCGGCACACCCGCCGCCGCCAGACCTACGCGATCAGCACCTCCATCGGCCCGGGCTCGTCCAATCTGCTGACCGGCGCCGCGCTGGCCACCACCAACCGGCTCCCGGTGCTGCTGCTGCCATCGGATACGTTCGCCACGCGCGCTGCCGATCCGGTGCTGCAGCAGCTTGAGCAGCCCTACGCCTACGACATCACGGTCAATGACGCGTTCCGGCCGCTGTCCAAGTTCTTTGACCGGGTCAACCGGCCCGAGCAGCTGTTCTCCGCGTTCCACCACGGCCTGCGCGTGCTGACCGACCCGGCTGAGACCGGCGCGGTGACCATCTCCCTGCCGCAGGACGTCCAGGCCGAGGCCTTGGACGTCCCGGTCGAGTTCCTGGCCGAGCGGGAGTGGCGGATCCGCCGCCCCGAGGCCGACGACGAGGACATCGCCCGCGCCGCCGCAGCGATCCGCGCTGCAAAGCGTCCGCTGATCATCGCCGGCGGCGGCGTCCTCTACGCCTACGCCAACGACGAACTCGCCAAACTGGCCGAGCTGACCGGGATTCCGGTAGGCAACACGCAGGCCGGCGTCGGCGTCCTGCCCTGGGACCACCAGTTCTCCCTCGGCGCCATTGGCTCCACCGGTACGACGGCGGCCAACGCCATTGCCGCCGAGGCGGACCTGATCATTGGCATCGGCACCCGCTACGAGGACTTCACCACCGCGTCCCGGACGGCATTCCAGAACCCGGACGTGAAGTTCGTGAACATCAACGTCGCCCCGATCGACGCCTACAAGCACGGCACCACGCTGCCGATCGTCGCCGACGCACGCAAGGCCCTGGTCAAGCTCAACGCAGCCCTCGGCGGGTACCGGGTCGGCGGGGACCTGGAGCAGAAGATCGAGGCGGAGAAGAAGCGCTGGAACGCCACCGTGGACGAAGCCTTCGACACGAGGTTCACCCCGTTGCCGGCGCAGAACGAGATCATCGGCGCGACCAACCGGGCCATGGACGCCCGCGACGTGGTCATCTGCGCGGCGGGTTCGCTGCCAGGTGACCTGCACAAGATGTGGCGCGTCCGGGACCCGTTCGGCTACCACGTCGAATACGCCTACTCCTGCATGGGCTACGAAATCCCCGGCGGCCTGGGCGTCAAGCGAGCAGCGATCGCCGAAGCAGCAAGCACGACGGCGTCAGGCGCCATCGGTGGGGAAGCCGCCCAGGTGCGGGACGTCGTCGTGATGGTGGGGGACGGTTCCTACCTGATGATGCACACCGAACTGGTCACCGCCGTCGCCGAACGCATCAAGCTGATCGTGGTCCTGATCCAGAACCACGGTTACGCCTCCATCGGATCCCTCTCCGAGATGCTCGGTTCGCAGCGGTTCGGCACGCAGTACCGTGCCCTCGACGAGGAACAGCACAGCTTCGACGAGGGCGAGACCCTGCCCGTGGACCTTGCCCTGAACGCCCAGTCCCTGGGCGTGAAGGTCCTCCGGATCGAACCCGGCGAGAAGGTCATCGCCGAACTCGAGCAGGCCATCCGCGACGCCAAGGCCGCACCCGAAAACAGTGGACCGATCCTGATCCACGTCGAGTCCGACCCGCTCCTGGACGCACCGTCCTCCGAGTCCTGGTGGGACGTCCCCGTCTCCCAGGTCTCCGAACTGGAATCCACGAAACAGGCCTTCCAGACCTACGTCGACCACAAGAACCGCCAACGCAAACTGCTCGGCTAG